aatatggataGTGAAATTCACGACGTTTATCCTGAGATTCCGATGATTACGAATTCTCGAGTAAAGATAGGTAATTCATAGTGTGAGAATGACAGGAGATCCTAATCCAGGGGGATCTGGGTGAGGTATGACAAACTAACATCGGGTGGCAGTTAAGGGGTTTCTAGTTACTACACCACCCGGGTGCACGAACGACCAaaagctacatattcatacaatcCGGATGGTCGAGTCAAGTAGTCGATCATTGTATGTATGCTACGTTCGGTCTTTTTTGGAAATGAGTGTTTGGTGATTGTATGTTataatgttttgattgaatttatgattatgttttatgattaattaaattacactagcttaccctgCATTTTCTGTCTTGTCTTCTTTTGTCCGTTCGGTCATCATTTCTCTTGCAATGATCATTATCTGGATGTGAGCAGAAATTGAAGAGTGTTCGATGAAAAAGCCCTGGAAGGCGAGAACCCCGAAGTTTAGTTTATGACTATTCGGTTAATAGCTATAAGCCTATCTTTTCTAAACCACTCAATTTATACAAGTTAATTATATAACCGTTCGATATATCTCATCTTTGTACCACCGTTCGGTTTGTTCATACATTTTGTAACATACTTATGCTtcttgtaaagttttaaattttaagtatttttaggACTTctgtaaacattattttaatttcaatgactgttttataatattattacatgttaactcctattatattattatgctataatttttgggatgttatttattctattaatattttgaagtctaacatttaaaatataataatattaaaaattgtaaagtaaaaaaatttatcatagcaatacaactaatttattttatctgcttataaaaatatttagaaaaacaatttattcagtgggtgttttttttttactaaaaaaactaaagtatTTTCTCTTGcacaattttttatgttttttcttttaattttctaattattgaaacatatgcatgtttaagagaaatatctttcaaaatgttaatttataaaatattaatattatgtttaccATACCTACCAggaggtatatatatatatatatatatatatatatatatatatatatatatatatatatatatatatatatatatttattattgtccAAAGATTCACAAAAACAGGAAAATTGGTTCAATTTGATCTAAAAAGCTTCatgattttctttaatttttacaaaattttaaattttgaaaaatctatTATTCTATGATGTACTTTAAATTCTTCatctaaatatttaacttatttctCATCTCACATATAAATCACATATAAGTTGTTTGGTCTTTCAAgtcaaaagttaaaaagtataatttatcattatttttaaaagaatgtaaatttctcttaataacaatttatttgatgttttgatttttaaaacgTGAATTTAAAAAACATGACACACATTAATAGAAACCATTTTTCATTGTTCATTCTCTAATCCATccattgatttttatttttttttaaagttcttgatttataatgaagaacacaaatatttaataagagAAACAATTAATTAGTAActacctattttttttttcaaataaaaaaattgtattaaaataaaataaaaaaatgttcattctCTGATATGCCAACTACAAGCATTTAAATTACACTAATTCACTATTTgcatgtttttatataaattctcAACCCTTAAAACaagtaaatttcaaaatatattctGAAATGGAAAAAATCAAGTCATATCTcatcaaattaaagaaaaaaattctccaactgaaacaatttaataaaattataaattacatcTGCAACTCTCAACtttatatatcatttcaaatttataCTAAATTTAAGAACATGACTAATTTTTTTACCATGAActttatgtatattaaaaatatataatatttgaatagcACGAACTCGATAGAAGAATGTATGAAAAATTTTACCATGAACtttaatgtatattaaaaatatataatatttaaatagcaTGAACTTGATAGAGgaatgtatgaaaaaaattaaagaaagaaaagataatttcCCGAAGatggatattttatatatatttttttctttactagCTTATTACTTTAAATCACCCAGATaagaaataagtttaattttgaacttgAAAAAAAAGATGAGAAATAATCAATcccttttaattatatattttttaaaactcaaataaaGTCAAAGTGTCAGTTACAAACATCATCAATTGAACTAAAACTAAACTTATATACatcacatttatattttaaataaatgattaagtaaattaaagcttaaacacaaattaaatttagctattaccttttaattttctcacacacacatatgtatttatatatatttacaggtctaataaaagataacaacacttaaaaatgaaaaatttaacaaaaaaaattaacctattttttttttataaaatgactcaagtttatataaattataaaattaaataatttatatataataataataatatatatttaatttgatcaaATAAGCTATCTTCATACATGTTATTATATTCTTATAATCCCGACACCATGTCAAAGCGCGTAATAAAGAATCGACCCATATCTTGCATCATCTGCCACTGATTTAAACCTGGAGACCGTACACACGCGCGGGAAGCATCGCGTGACACTGATGAAAATCCAGATCATGGAAGCATTTCAAAATAGAGCCGTTGATGAGGAGATCGTAGAGTCCAGATCAACCCTATTTGAATCAGCGGCTGATATTGTCTCACATCTCTCAAAGTGTGTCGTACAGCGAATATAAAAAAGCAAGTATTGAACACccaaaaaacttaaaacattgGCGTCTCTGCTTTTTCCCACACTCTGCTAGGGTTTCAGAGTCGCCGCGCTCCTTCCCCCACTCTCTCCTCTCTACTAGTCCCAACTCATTCATCTCACTCTCCATAGCCGATTCAACTCGCCAACTCGTTGTAGGTCAGttattccttcttccattttctcttACTCgtttattttcaattgaaaCTTTCTGGTTTTTTAAATCACTGTTGATCCAgggtaataatttatttgtgctTTCACTTTATTGGGCATGTTTAGGTTTTCCTTTGTTTTGCTTTGATCAGAACTAGttctttgatttatttgttGGTATTGTATTCTGTCTAGGTTTTATTTGAACTGGTTTTTATTTAAATCGGGATTCTTGATGCACTGTTTATTTTCACTGTTAGGGAAATGTGGGAAATGAATGTGAGGTTATTATCTTTTTGCATTTTCAATCTGTTGGAACTTCTGGAAATGGTATTTTGATATGTCAATGTGTTTTCTGAACTATTAATGTTTTgttctccatttttttcaaacagtGAGGATTAAGTTTGTCGTCTTTTACTGGGGTTGTTTcttattatttgcattattatttgtgCTCTTTATATGTGGTGACATAGGGTTTATGAGAGAGTTTGGTTAATTTCTTATCAGTAGAGAACATGAgagttttataagattaaaatgcGATTATGAGATTATAAGACTATACCTTAGGAGTGGAATTTTGTCTATATTATGGTCACATGTTTATAGCCAAAACTCATTAtagttcttattttttaatgtttatttatctCTATAAAACTCACCATATATTTTGTAGCAAACTggattgcttttctttttctgatgaCAATACTGTatctttaaaaacatatatttttgttttcacatggttaatttatcttttatattgatactgtcttttttattattcttttgcaTTTCTTCTCTGTGCTACACCCATGGCAATGAGTACCGAATTTGAAACATTTGTATCTTGTTATCagtgaagttaaaatttttattcctGAGAGTTTTGGTGGGCAAATTTTTCATGTATTTAATCCTTTGTTCATGTTTGATCTTCAGATGGCCATGGAGGTTACTCAGATCCTTTTAAATGCGCAAGCTGTTGATGGTGCATTAAGGAAACAAGCAGAGGAAAACTTGAAACAGTTTCAGGAACAAAACCTTCCAagtttcttgttttctcttGCTGGGGAATTGGCAAATGATGACAAACCTGCAGAGAGTCGGAAGCTAGCAGGTTTAATTCTCAAGAATGCTCTGGATGCTAAAGAGCAACACAGGAAAATAGAATTTGTGCAAAGATGGTTGGCATTGGACCCAACTTTGAAAGCCCAGATTAAGGCATTCTTGTTGAGGAcactttcttctccttctcttgaTGCTCGATCAACTGCTTCACAAGTTATTGCTAAGGTTGCTGGCATTGAGCTGCCTCATAAACAGTGGCCAGAATTGATAGGATCCCTTTTGTCTAATGTTCATCAGCTTCCTGCACCTACAAGGCAGGCAACTCTTGAGACCCTTGGGTACATTTGTGAAGAAGTTTCCCCAGATGTAGTAGACCAGGAACATGTAAATAAGATACTCACTGCAGTTGTTCAAGGAATGAATTCAACCGAAGAAAACAATGATGTCAGGCTTGCTGCAATAAAAGCATTGTATAATGCTTTGGGTTTTGCTCAGGCAAATTTTTCTAATGATATGGAGCGGGATTACATCATGAGAATTGTTTGCGAGGCCACCCAATCACCTGAATTGAAGATTAGGCGAGCAGCGTTTGAGTGCTTGGTAGCCATTTCTTCAACATACTATGAGAAGTTGGCTCATTACATCCAAGATATCTTCAATATCACTGCCAAGGCTGTGAAGGAAGATGAAGAGCCAGTTGCACTGCAGGCAATTGAGTTTTGGAGTTCAATATGTGATGAAGAAATTGACATATTAGAAGAATATGGAGGTGATTTTAGTGGGGATTCAGATGTTCcctgcttttattttattaaacaggCACTTTCATTTTTGGTCCCGATGTTATTGGAGACACTTTTGAAGCAAGAAGAAGATCAAGATCAGGATGAAGGAGCGTGGAACATTGCTATGGCTGGAGGTACATGTCTGGGATTGGTTGCACGGACAGTGGGCGATGATATTGTAGCTTTGGTCATGCCGTTTATTGAAGAGAATATAACCAAACCAGATTGGAGGCAAAGGGAAGCTGCAACTTATGCCTTTGGCTCTATTTTAGAAGGTCCATCCCCTGATAAACTTGTGCCGCTGGTGAATATGGCTTTGAATTTCATGCTCTCTGCATTGATGAAAGATCCAAATAACCATGTGAAAGACACAACTGCGTGGACTCTAGGACGGATGTTTGAATTTTTGCATGGATCGGCACTGGATACTCCTATTATCACTCCGGCTAACTGCCAACAGATCATTACTGTGCTGGTTCAGAGTATGAAAGATGTTCCAAATGTTGCTGAGAAGGCTTGTGGTGCTCTTTACTTTCTTGCCCAAGGGTATGAGGATGCTGGATCTTCATCCTCTCCGTTGACCCCTTTCTTTCAAGAAATCGTTCAAGCTCTTCTCAATGTAACTCACAGAGAGGATGCTGGAGAATCTCGCCTCAGAACAGCAGCCTATGAAGCCTTAAATGAAGTGGTGAGGTGTTCTAATGATGAAACAGCTCCTATGGTAGTACAGCTTGTTCCTGTCATCATGATGGAGCTCCATCAGACTCTTGAGAATCAGAAGGTGTCATCTGATGAGAGGCAGAATGAGTTACAAGGACTTCTATGTGGTTGCTTGCAGGTTATTATACAGAAGTTGGGATCTTCTGAACCAACGAAATATCATTTCATGCAGTATGCGGATCAAATAATGGGTTTGTTTTTGAGAGTTTTTGCTTCACGAAGTGCAACAGCTCACGAGGAGGCCATGCTTGCCATTGGAGCTTTGGCCTATGCAACTGGAGCTGATTTTGCAAAATACATGACAGAATTTTACAAGTATTTGGAGATGGGTCTCCAAAATTTTGAAGACTACCAGGTTTGTGCTATTACTGTGGGTGTGGTTGGTGATGTGTGCAGAGCCTTGGAGGAGAAAATACTCCCTTATTGTGACGGGATAATGACCCAACTTCTGAAGGATTTGTCCAGCAATCAGTTGCATAGGTCTGTTAAGCCTcctattttttcatgttttggaGACATTGCCCTGGCAATTGGAGAAAACTTTGAGAAGTACCTGTTATATGCAATGCCTATGCTTCAAAGTGCTGCTGAGCTCTCTGCTCATACAGCGGGTGCCGATGACGATATGACAGAATACACAAATTCTTTGAGAAATGGAATCCTAGAAGCATACTCAGGGATCTTCCAAGGGTTTAAAGGTTCGCCAAAGACCCAGCTTTTGATGCCTTATGCTCCTCATGTACTGCAATTCTTGGATAGTTTGTACATGGAGAAGGACATGTAAGTAAATTTCTGTATATTCTATTCGTGTCCCATTGTGAATTTTGCTTCTTCAATTTTCTGTAttgtttatgtatttattgGTGCTTCTTGTCTTCTCAGGGATGATGTTGTGACGAAGACAGCAATTGGTGTGCTTGGAGATTTAGCTGATACTTTGGGTAGTACTGCTGGCCACTTGATTCAGCAGTCTGTGTCTAGCAAAGACTTCCTCAAAGAGTGTTTATCATCTGAGGATCATTTGATTAAGGAATCTGCCGAATGGGCCAAGTTGGCAATTAGTCGAGCAATTTCATTTTGAGGATATTGCTAAGGCTTCTAGTTCTTCTTGCATACATTTGCATTTGTTGCGTGGGGGTCTCAACTGCATACCATGAGTCGGGTCATCACCATTTTTGGGCACAGG
This genomic stretch from Vigna radiata var. radiata cultivar VC1973A chromosome 7, Vradiata_ver6, whole genome shotgun sequence harbors:
- the LOC106768505 gene encoding importin subunit beta-1, which codes for MAMEVTQILLNAQAVDGALRKQAEENLKQFQEQNLPSFLFSLAGELANDDKPAESRKLAGLILKNALDAKEQHRKIEFVQRWLALDPTLKAQIKAFLLRTLSSPSLDARSTASQVIAKVAGIELPHKQWPELIGSLLSNVHQLPAPTRQATLETLGYICEEVSPDVVDQEHVNKILTAVVQGMNSTEENNDVRLAAIKALYNALGFAQANFSNDMERDYIMRIVCEATQSPELKIRRAAFECLVAISSTYYEKLAHYIQDIFNITAKAVKEDEEPVALQAIEFWSSICDEEIDILEEYGGDFSGDSDVPCFYFIKQALSFLVPMLLETLLKQEEDQDQDEGAWNIAMAGGTCLGLVARTVGDDIVALVMPFIEENITKPDWRQREAATYAFGSILEGPSPDKLVPLVNMALNFMLSALMKDPNNHVKDTTAWTLGRMFEFLHGSALDTPIITPANCQQIITVLVQSMKDVPNVAEKACGALYFLAQGYEDAGSSSSPLTPFFQEIVQALLNVTHREDAGESRLRTAAYEALNEVVRCSNDETAPMVVQLVPVIMMELHQTLENQKVSSDERQNELQGLLCGCLQVIIQKLGSSEPTKYHFMQYADQIMGLFLRVFASRSATAHEEAMLAIGALAYATGADFAKYMTEFYKYLEMGLQNFEDYQVCAITVGVVGDVCRALEEKILPYCDGIMTQLLKDLSSNQLHRSVKPPIFSCFGDIALAIGENFEKYLLYAMPMLQSAAELSAHTAGADDDMTEYTNSLRNGILEAYSGIFQGFKGSPKTQLLMPYAPHVLQFLDSLYMEKDMDDVVTKTAIGVLGDLADTLGSTAGHLIQQSVSSKDFLKECLSSEDHLIKESAEWAKLAISRAISF